A stretch of Hypomesus transpacificus isolate Combined female chromosome 7, fHypTra1, whole genome shotgun sequence DNA encodes these proteins:
- the hsp90b1 gene encoding endoplasmin, whose amino-acid sequence MRRIWIIGFICALLTFTSVSADDDVDIDGTVEKDLGKSRDGSRTDDEVVQREEEAIQLDGLNAAQIKEIREKSEKHVFKAEVNRMMKLIINSLYKNKEIFLRELISNASDALDKIRLLSLTNEDALSGNEELTVKIKSDKEKNMLHITDTGVGMTKEDLVKNLGTIAKSGTSEFLNKMTEMQVEGQSTSELIGQFGVGFYSAFLVADKVIVTTKHNNGTQHIWESDSNEFSVIEDPRGDTLGRGTTITLVMKEEASDYLELQTIKNLVTKYSQFINFPIYVWSSKTETVEEPLDEDEADAEKKDEAEAEAEAEVEEEEEEEDKDKPKTKKVEKTVWDWELMNNIKPIWQRPAKEVEEDEYKAFYKSFSKETEDPIAHIHFTAEGEVTFKSILFVPSTAPRGLFDEYGSKKNDYIKLFVRRVFITDDFHDMMPKYLNFVKGVVDSDDLPLNVSRENLQQHKLLKVIRKKLVRKTLDMIKKIAEEEYNDKFWKEFGTNVKLGVIEDHSNRTRLAKLLRFQTSNSDTVLASLEQYVERMKEKQDKIYFMAGTSRKEAEASPFVENLLKKGYEVIYLTEPVDEYCVQALPEFDGKRFQNVAKEGVTFDEGDKAKEKREAVEKEYEPLTTWMKDKALKDRIEKAVLSQRLTKSPCALVASQYGWSGNMERLMKAQAYQTGQDISTNYYASQKKTLEINPKHPLIKEMLKRVNSDAEDQTASDLAVVLFETATLRSGYQLADTKAYGDRIERMLRLSMNVDLSEQVEEEPEEEPEEQVEEEEAEDAEELQAEEEEQEEEEDTGARTKIEL is encoded by the exons CATCAGTCAGTGCAGACGATGATGTTGACATTGATGGCACAGTGGAGAAAGACCTGGGCAAAAGCAGAGATGGATCACGGACAGATGACGAGGTTGTCCAGAG GGAAGAGGAGGCCATCCAGCTTGATGGCTTGAACGCAGCTCAGATCAAGGAAATCCGTGAGAAATCGGAAAAGCATGTGTTCAAGGCTGAAGTGAACAGGATGATGAAGCTCATCATCAACTCCCTCTACAAGAACAAagag ATCTTCCTTAGAGAACTGATCTCCAACGCTTCGGATGCCCTGGATAAGATCCGGTTGCTGTCCCTGACCAATGAGGATGCACTCAGCGGTAACGAAGAGCTGACGGTGAAAATCAAG TCTGACAAGGAGAAGAACATGCTCCACATCACAGACACAGGCGTCGGCATGACCAAGGAGGATCTGGTGAAGAACTTGGGTACCATCGCCAAGTCTGGCACCAGTGAGTTCCTCAACAAGATGACGGAGATGCAGGTGGAGGGCCAGTCCACCTCTGAGCTGATTGGCCAGTTCGGTGTGGGCTTTTACTCGGCCTTCCTGGTGGCAGACAAGGTCATCGTAACAACCAAGCATAACAACGGCACCCAGCACATCTGGGAGTCGGACTCCAACGAGTTCTCCGTCATCGAGGACCCCCGTGGGGACACGCTGGGCAGGGGCACCACTATCAC CTTGGTGATGAAGGAGGAAGCATCAGACTACCTGGAGCTTCAGACCATCAAGAACCTTGTAACCAAATACTCCCAGTTCATCAACTTCCCTATCTACGTGTGGAGCAGCAAG ACTGAGACTGTGGAGGAGCCTCTGGATGAGGACGAGGCTGACGCAGAGAAGAAGGATGAAGCTGAGGCTGAAGCTGAggctgaggtggaggaggaggaagaggaggaggacaaggacaaGCCAAAGACCAAGAAG gTGGAGAAGACGGTGTGGGATTGGGAGCTGATGAACAACATCAAGCCTATCTGGCAGAGGCCGGctaaggaggtggaggaggacgagtACAAGGCCTTCTACAAGAGCTTCTCCAAG GAGACGGAAGATCCCATCGCCCACATCCACTTCACTGCCGAGGGCGAGGTCACCTTCAAGTCCATCCTCTTTGtgccctccacagcccctcgtGGTCTTTTCGACGAGTATGGGTCCAAGAAGAACGACTACATTAAG CTGTTTGTGCGTAGGGTCTTCATCACCGATGATTTCCATGACATGATGCCCAAGTACTTGAACTTTGTGAAGGGCGTG GTTGACTCCGATGACCTGCCGCTGAACGTCTCCAGAGAGAATCTCCAGCAGCACAAACTGCTCAAG GTCATCCGTAAAAAGCTGGTGCGCAAGACCCTGGACATGATCAAGAAGATCGCCGAGGAGGAGTACAACGACAAGTTCTGGAAGGAGTTCGGCACCAACGTCAAGCTGGGTGTGATCGAGGACCACTCCAACAGGACCCGTCTGGCCAAGCTGCTGCGCTTTCAGACCTCCAACAGCGACACGGTGCTGGCCAGCCTTGAGCAGTACGTGGAGCGCATGAAGGAGAAGCAGGACAAGATCTACTTCATGGCTGGGACCAGCCGGAAGGAG gccGAAGCCTCTCCGTTTGTGGAGAATCTGCTGAAGAAGGGCTACGAGGTGATCTACCTGACCGAGCCCGTGGACGAGTACTGCGTCCAGGCCCTGCCCGAGTTCGACGGCAAGCGCTTCCAGAACGTGGCCAAGGAGGGCGTGACGTTCGACGAGGGCGACAAGGccaaggagaagagggaggccgTGGAGAAAGAGTACGAACCCCTCACCACCTGGATGAAGGACAAGGCCCTGAAAGACAGG ATTGAGAAGGCTGTGCTGTCCCAGAGACTGACCAAGTCCCCCTGTGCCCTGGTAGCCAGCCAGTACGGCTGGTCAGGAAACATGGAGAGGCTCATGAAGGCCCAGGCCtaccagacaggacaggacatctCCACAAA TTACTATGCCAGCCAAAAGAAAACACTAGAGATCAATCCCAAACACCCACTCATCAAGGAAATGCTGAAAAGAGTCAAT AGCGATGCGGAGGACCAGACGGCCTCAGACCTGGCCGTGGTGCTGTTTGAGACGGCCACCCTGCGCTCCGGCTACCAGCTAGCCGACACCAAGGCCTACGGAGACAGGATAGAGCGCATGCTCAGGCTCAGCATGAACGTCGACCTCAGCGAACAG GTTGAGGAGGAACCTGAGGAGGAAcctgaggagcaggtggaggaagaggaggctgaggaTGCAGAGGAACTTcaagcagaggaagaggagcaggaggaagaggaggatacg GGTGCCAGAACTAAAATAGAGCTATGA
- the glt8d2 gene encoding glycosyltransferase 8 domain-containing protein 2 isoform X3 codes for MALLRKINRILLTLLVLMVCLILHSKLFRASHRPKHIGSYTEIKRDPGPEHDIALEKPSNIIPVVICASEERIGGTMATINSIHSNTDASVLFYIVTLREAVKLTRQYIEKTKLKGIKYKILEFNPMVLKGKVKPDSSRPDLLHPLNFVRFYLPMLDINHKRIIYLDDDVIVQGDIQELYRTKLAPGHAAAFATDCDLPSTHEIVRSVGMQPVSQTTYMGFLDYRKQVVRDLGINPSDCSFNPGVFVADMGEWKKQKITKQLEKWMLENFKENLYSSAMAGGVATPPMLIVFHDKYTIIDPLWHVRHLGWSPDARYSETFLQEAHLLHWNGRFKPWDYPCVHLDLWEKWFIPDPNGRFSLIRPK; via the exons TCAACCGCATCCTCCTGACGCTGCTGGTTCTGATGGTGTGTCTCATCCTCCACAGTAAACTGTTCAGAGCGTCACATCGGCCTAAACACATAG GATCCTATACAGAAATTAAAAGGGATCCTGGACCTGAACATGATATTGCACTGGAGAAGCCCTCAAACATCATACCAGTGGTCATCTGTGCATCTGAGGAGCGCATAGGGGGAACCATGGCTACCATCAACAGTATCCATAGCAACACAGACGCCAGCGTGTTATTCTATATTGTCACTCTTCGTGAGGCTGTGAAGCTAACACG ACAGTACATAGAGAAGACCAAGCTGAAGGGAATCAAGTATAAAATTCTGGAGTTCAACCCTATGGTACTGAAAGGAAAGGTGAAACCAGACTCCTCCCGGCCTGACTTGTTGCATCCA CTTAACTTTGTGCGCTTTTACCTACCCATGCTTGATATCAACCATAAAAGAATCATCTACCTGGATGATGACGTAATTGTACAAG GTGACATCCAGGAGCTGTACCGAACCAAGTTGGCGCCAGGCCATGCTGCAGCCTTCGCCACAGACTGTGACCTGCCCTCCACACACGAGATTGTGCGCAGTGTGGGCATGCAG CCTGTCTCCCAGACAACATACATGGGATTTCTGGACTATAGAAAACAGGTGGTGAGAGATCTGGGAATCAATCCAAGTGACTGCTCCTTCAACCCCGGAGTGTTTGTTGCTGACATGGGGGAATGGAAGAAGCAGAAAATCACCAAACAGCTGGAGAAATGGATGCTGGAGAACTTCAA GGAGAACCTCTACAGCAGTGCCATGGCAGGGGGCGTGGCCACTCCGCCCATGTTGATTGTGTTCCATGACAAGTACACGATCATAGACCCACTGTGGCACGTGAGACACCTGG GCTGGAGTCCTGATGCCAGATATTCGGAGACCTTCCTCCAAGAGGCGCACTTGCTGCATTGGAATGGCCGCTTCAAACCTTGGGACTATCCCTGCGTCCACCTGGACCTGTGGGAGAAGTGGTTCATCCCTGACCCCAATGGCAGGTTCTCTTTGATCCGGCCCAAGTGA
- the glt8d2 gene encoding glycosyltransferase 8 domain-containing protein 2 isoform X4 has translation MALLRKINRILLTLLVLMVCLILHSKLFRASHRPKHIGSYTEIKRDPGPEHDIALEKPSNIIPVVICASEERIGGTMATINSIHSNTDASVLFYIVTLREAVKLTRQYIEKTKLKGIKYKILEFNPMVLKGKVKPDSSRPDLLHPLNFVRFYLPMLDINHKRIIYLDDDVIVQGDIQELYRTKLAPGHAAAFATDCDLPSTHEIVRSVGMQTTYMGFLDYRKQVVRDLGINPSDCSFNPGVFVADMGEWKKQKITKQLEKWMLENFKENLYSSAMAGGVATPPMLIVFHDKYTIIDPLWHVRHLGWSPDARYSETFLQEAHLLHWNGRFKPWDYPCVHLDLWEKWFIPDPNGRFSLIRPK, from the exons TCAACCGCATCCTCCTGACGCTGCTGGTTCTGATGGTGTGTCTCATCCTCCACAGTAAACTGTTCAGAGCGTCACATCGGCCTAAACACATAG GATCCTATACAGAAATTAAAAGGGATCCTGGACCTGAACATGATATTGCACTGGAGAAGCCCTCAAACATCATACCAGTGGTCATCTGTGCATCTGAGGAGCGCATAGGGGGAACCATGGCTACCATCAACAGTATCCATAGCAACACAGACGCCAGCGTGTTATTCTATATTGTCACTCTTCGTGAGGCTGTGAAGCTAACACG ACAGTACATAGAGAAGACCAAGCTGAAGGGAATCAAGTATAAAATTCTGGAGTTCAACCCTATGGTACTGAAAGGAAAGGTGAAACCAGACTCCTCCCGGCCTGACTTGTTGCATCCA CTTAACTTTGTGCGCTTTTACCTACCCATGCTTGATATCAACCATAAAAGAATCATCTACCTGGATGATGACGTAATTGTACAAG GTGACATCCAGGAGCTGTACCGAACCAAGTTGGCGCCAGGCCATGCTGCAGCCTTCGCCACAGACTGTGACCTGCCCTCCACACACGAGATTGTGCGCAGTGTGGGCATGCAG ACAACATACATGGGATTTCTGGACTATAGAAAACAGGTGGTGAGAGATCTGGGAATCAATCCAAGTGACTGCTCCTTCAACCCCGGAGTGTTTGTTGCTGACATGGGGGAATGGAAGAAGCAGAAAATCACCAAACAGCTGGAGAAATGGATGCTGGAGAACTTCAA GGAGAACCTCTACAGCAGTGCCATGGCAGGGGGCGTGGCCACTCCGCCCATGTTGATTGTGTTCCATGACAAGTACACGATCATAGACCCACTGTGGCACGTGAGACACCTGG GCTGGAGTCCTGATGCCAGATATTCGGAGACCTTCCTCCAAGAGGCGCACTTGCTGCATTGGAATGGCCGCTTCAAACCTTGGGACTATCCCTGCGTCCACCTGGACCTGTGGGAGAAGTGGTTCATCCCTGACCCCAATGGCAGGTTCTCTTTGATCCGGCCCAAGTGA
- the glt8d2 gene encoding glycosyltransferase 8 domain-containing protein 2 isoform X5 — MVCLILHSKLFRASHRPKHIGSYTEIKRDPGPEHDIALEKPSNIIPVVICASEERIGGTMATINSIHSNTDASVLFYIVTLREAVKLTRQYIEKTKLKGIKYKILEFNPMVLKGKVKPDSSRPDLLHPLNFVRFYLPMLDINHKRIIYLDDDVIVQGDIQELYRTKLAPGHAAAFATDCDLPSTHEIVRSVGMQPVSQTTYMGFLDYRKQVVRDLGINPSDCSFNPGVFVADMGEWKKQKITKQLEKWMLENFKENLYSSAMAGGVATPPMLIVFHDKYTIIDPLWHVRHLGWSPDARYSETFLQEAHLLHWNGRFKPWDYPCVHLDLWEKWFIPDPNGRFSLIRPK, encoded by the exons ATGGTGTGTCTCATCCTCCACAGTAAACTGTTCAGAGCGTCACATCGGCCTAAACACATAG GATCCTATACAGAAATTAAAAGGGATCCTGGACCTGAACATGATATTGCACTGGAGAAGCCCTCAAACATCATACCAGTGGTCATCTGTGCATCTGAGGAGCGCATAGGGGGAACCATGGCTACCATCAACAGTATCCATAGCAACACAGACGCCAGCGTGTTATTCTATATTGTCACTCTTCGTGAGGCTGTGAAGCTAACACG ACAGTACATAGAGAAGACCAAGCTGAAGGGAATCAAGTATAAAATTCTGGAGTTCAACCCTATGGTACTGAAAGGAAAGGTGAAACCAGACTCCTCCCGGCCTGACTTGTTGCATCCA CTTAACTTTGTGCGCTTTTACCTACCCATGCTTGATATCAACCATAAAAGAATCATCTACCTGGATGATGACGTAATTGTACAAG GTGACATCCAGGAGCTGTACCGAACCAAGTTGGCGCCAGGCCATGCTGCAGCCTTCGCCACAGACTGTGACCTGCCCTCCACACACGAGATTGTGCGCAGTGTGGGCATGCAG CCTGTCTCCCAGACAACATACATGGGATTTCTGGACTATAGAAAACAGGTGGTGAGAGATCTGGGAATCAATCCAAGTGACTGCTCCTTCAACCCCGGAGTGTTTGTTGCTGACATGGGGGAATGGAAGAAGCAGAAAATCACCAAACAGCTGGAGAAATGGATGCTGGAGAACTTCAA GGAGAACCTCTACAGCAGTGCCATGGCAGGGGGCGTGGCCACTCCGCCCATGTTGATTGTGTTCCATGACAAGTACACGATCATAGACCCACTGTGGCACGTGAGACACCTGG GCTGGAGTCCTGATGCCAGATATTCGGAGACCTTCCTCCAAGAGGCGCACTTGCTGCATTGGAATGGCCGCTTCAAACCTTGGGACTATCCCTGCGTCCACCTGGACCTGTGGGAGAAGTGGTTCATCCCTGACCCCAATGGCAGGTTCTCTTTGATCCGGCCCAAGTGA
- the glt8d2 gene encoding glycosyltransferase 8 domain-containing protein 2 isoform X1, whose protein sequence is MLPLSFCFVPVNRILLTLLVLMVCLILHSKLFRASHRPKHIGSYTEIKRDPGPEHDIALEKPSNIIPVVICASEERIGGTMATINSIHSNTDASVLFYIVTLREAVKLTRQYIEKTKLKGIKYKILEFNPMVLKGKVKPDSSRPDLLHPLNFVRFYLPMLDINHKRIIYLDDDVIVQGDIQELYRTKLAPGHAAAFATDCDLPSTHEIVRSVGMQPVSQTTYMGFLDYRKQVVRDLGINPSDCSFNPGVFVADMGEWKKQKITKQLEKWMLENFKENLYSSAMAGGVATPPMLIVFHDKYTIIDPLWHVRHLGWSPDARYSETFLQEAHLLHWNGRFKPWDYPCVHLDLWEKWFIPDPNGRFSLIRPK, encoded by the exons ATGTTGCCCTTGTCTTTCTGCTTTGTTCCAGTCAACCGCATCCTCCTGACGCTGCTGGTTCTGATGGTGTGTCTCATCCTCCACAGTAAACTGTTCAGAGCGTCACATCGGCCTAAACACATAG GATCCTATACAGAAATTAAAAGGGATCCTGGACCTGAACATGATATTGCACTGGAGAAGCCCTCAAACATCATACCAGTGGTCATCTGTGCATCTGAGGAGCGCATAGGGGGAACCATGGCTACCATCAACAGTATCCATAGCAACACAGACGCCAGCGTGTTATTCTATATTGTCACTCTTCGTGAGGCTGTGAAGCTAACACG ACAGTACATAGAGAAGACCAAGCTGAAGGGAATCAAGTATAAAATTCTGGAGTTCAACCCTATGGTACTGAAAGGAAAGGTGAAACCAGACTCCTCCCGGCCTGACTTGTTGCATCCA CTTAACTTTGTGCGCTTTTACCTACCCATGCTTGATATCAACCATAAAAGAATCATCTACCTGGATGATGACGTAATTGTACAAG GTGACATCCAGGAGCTGTACCGAACCAAGTTGGCGCCAGGCCATGCTGCAGCCTTCGCCACAGACTGTGACCTGCCCTCCACACACGAGATTGTGCGCAGTGTGGGCATGCAG CCTGTCTCCCAGACAACATACATGGGATTTCTGGACTATAGAAAACAGGTGGTGAGAGATCTGGGAATCAATCCAAGTGACTGCTCCTTCAACCCCGGAGTGTTTGTTGCTGACATGGGGGAATGGAAGAAGCAGAAAATCACCAAACAGCTGGAGAAATGGATGCTGGAGAACTTCAA GGAGAACCTCTACAGCAGTGCCATGGCAGGGGGCGTGGCCACTCCGCCCATGTTGATTGTGTTCCATGACAAGTACACGATCATAGACCCACTGTGGCACGTGAGACACCTGG GCTGGAGTCCTGATGCCAGATATTCGGAGACCTTCCTCCAAGAGGCGCACTTGCTGCATTGGAATGGCCGCTTCAAACCTTGGGACTATCCCTGCGTCCACCTGGACCTGTGGGAGAAGTGGTTCATCCCTGACCCCAATGGCAGGTTCTCTTTGATCCGGCCCAAGTGA
- the glt8d2 gene encoding glycosyltransferase 8 domain-containing protein 2 isoform X2, translating to MLPLSFCFVPVNRILLTLLVLMVCLILHSKLFRASHRPKHIGSYTEIKRDPGPEHDIALEKPSNIIPVVICASEERIGGTMATINSIHSNTDASVLFYIVTLREAVKLTRQYIEKTKLKGIKYKILEFNPMVLKGKVKPDSSRPDLLHPLNFVRFYLPMLDINHKRIIYLDDDVIVQGDIQELYRTKLAPGHAAAFATDCDLPSTHEIVRSVGMQTTYMGFLDYRKQVVRDLGINPSDCSFNPGVFVADMGEWKKQKITKQLEKWMLENFKENLYSSAMAGGVATPPMLIVFHDKYTIIDPLWHVRHLGWSPDARYSETFLQEAHLLHWNGRFKPWDYPCVHLDLWEKWFIPDPNGRFSLIRPK from the exons ATGTTGCCCTTGTCTTTCTGCTTTGTTCCAGTCAACCGCATCCTCCTGACGCTGCTGGTTCTGATGGTGTGTCTCATCCTCCACAGTAAACTGTTCAGAGCGTCACATCGGCCTAAACACATAG GATCCTATACAGAAATTAAAAGGGATCCTGGACCTGAACATGATATTGCACTGGAGAAGCCCTCAAACATCATACCAGTGGTCATCTGTGCATCTGAGGAGCGCATAGGGGGAACCATGGCTACCATCAACAGTATCCATAGCAACACAGACGCCAGCGTGTTATTCTATATTGTCACTCTTCGTGAGGCTGTGAAGCTAACACG ACAGTACATAGAGAAGACCAAGCTGAAGGGAATCAAGTATAAAATTCTGGAGTTCAACCCTATGGTACTGAAAGGAAAGGTGAAACCAGACTCCTCCCGGCCTGACTTGTTGCATCCA CTTAACTTTGTGCGCTTTTACCTACCCATGCTTGATATCAACCATAAAAGAATCATCTACCTGGATGATGACGTAATTGTACAAG GTGACATCCAGGAGCTGTACCGAACCAAGTTGGCGCCAGGCCATGCTGCAGCCTTCGCCACAGACTGTGACCTGCCCTCCACACACGAGATTGTGCGCAGTGTGGGCATGCAG ACAACATACATGGGATTTCTGGACTATAGAAAACAGGTGGTGAGAGATCTGGGAATCAATCCAAGTGACTGCTCCTTCAACCCCGGAGTGTTTGTTGCTGACATGGGGGAATGGAAGAAGCAGAAAATCACCAAACAGCTGGAGAAATGGATGCTGGAGAACTTCAA GGAGAACCTCTACAGCAGTGCCATGGCAGGGGGCGTGGCCACTCCGCCCATGTTGATTGTGTTCCATGACAAGTACACGATCATAGACCCACTGTGGCACGTGAGACACCTGG GCTGGAGTCCTGATGCCAGATATTCGGAGACCTTCCTCCAAGAGGCGCACTTGCTGCATTGGAATGGCCGCTTCAAACCTTGGGACTATCCCTGCGTCCACCTGGACCTGTGGGAGAAGTGGTTCATCCCTGACCCCAATGGCAGGTTCTCTTTGATCCGGCCCAAGTGA